One part of the Corynebacterium aurimucosum ATCC 700975 genome encodes these proteins:
- a CDS encoding fumarylacetoacetate hydrolase family protein, translating to MRLGRIAHTEGICFAIIDGPADAPLDQLVAKEISGTPFTPPEPTGREWPLSEVRLLAPTLPTKVVALGRNYADHVAEVFKESAEHLPPTIFIKPSTAVIGPGAPIKIPEFATNVEFEGELAVVISKVSKNIDPEKWRDHVVGYTICNDVSSRDLQFQDGQWARAKGIDTFCPLGPWIETDLDCINLDDQKINAYLTHDGKREQKQDSNTDQMIVKMGHIIAEISQSYTLLPGDVITTGSPAGTAPMVPGDTIEIEIPGVGSLANPIERA from the coding sequence ATGCGTTTAGGACGAATTGCTCACACCGAAGGTATCTGTTTCGCCATCATTGATGGCCCAGCCGACGCCCCGCTTGACCAGCTGGTGGCTAAGGAAATTTCCGGCACGCCGTTTACCCCACCGGAGCCGACTGGCCGCGAGTGGCCGCTGAGTGAGGTGCGCTTGTTGGCGCCGACCCTGCCCACCAAGGTCGTGGCTCTGGGCCGCAACTACGCCGACCACGTGGCGGAGGTCTTCAAGGAATCCGCGGAGCACCTGCCGCCGACGATCTTTATCAAGCCCTCCACCGCAGTCATTGGCCCCGGTGCACCCATCAAGATTCCGGAGTTCGCTACCAACGTTGAGTTCGAGGGGGAGCTCGCCGTGGTGATCTCCAAGGTGTCAAAGAATATTGATCCAGAGAAGTGGCGCGATCACGTCGTTGGCTACACGATCTGTAACGATGTTTCTTCGCGTGACCTGCAGTTCCAGGATGGCCAGTGGGCACGTGCGAAGGGCATCGACACCTTCTGCCCGCTGGGCCCGTGGATTGAGACGGACTTGGACTGCATCAATCTCGATGACCAGAAGATTAACGCCTACCTCACGCACGATGGCAAGCGTGAGCAGAAGCAGGATTCCAATACGGATCAGATGATTGTGAAGATGGGCCACATCATCGCTGAGATCTCGCAGTCCTACACGCTTCTGCCGGGCGATGTCATCACTACGGGTTCCCCGGCTGGCACGGCACCGATGGTGCCGGGCGATACCATCGAAATTGAGATCCCCGGCGTGGGCAGCCTGGCCAACCCGATTGAGCGCGCTTAG
- a CDS encoding 3-isopropylmalate dehydrogenase, whose product MKLAVIGGDGIGPEVTAEALKVLRAVRQDVEVTDYDLGARRYLRNGELLSDADFASLREHDAILLGAIGAPGEVPPGVLERGLLLKMRFALDHHVNLRPSKLYPTSTSPLANPGDIDFVVVREGTEGLYCGNGGTLREGTEHEVASEVSQNTRFGVERVVRDAFQRAMGRRKHVTLVHKTNVLVNAGGLWQRTVNEVAQEFPEVTVDYNHIDAATIYMVTDPARYDVIVTDNLFGDILTDLAGAVTGGIGLAASGNIDASGANPSMFEPVHGSAPDIAGKGIADPTAAILSAAMLLRHLGDEENAVRIEEAVAADVSARGDAQARTTEIGDRIAAALSA is encoded by the coding sequence ATGAAACTGGCAGTGATTGGCGGCGACGGCATTGGTCCCGAGGTAACCGCGGAGGCATTGAAGGTCCTGCGTGCGGTTCGCCAGGATGTCGAGGTTACTGATTATGACCTCGGTGCGAGGCGCTACCTGCGCAACGGGGAGCTGCTTAGCGACGCCGACTTTGCCTCCCTGCGCGAGCACGACGCAATCCTGCTCGGCGCGATCGGTGCGCCCGGTGAGGTTCCACCCGGCGTGCTGGAGCGCGGCCTGCTGCTAAAGATGCGTTTTGCCTTGGATCACCACGTCAACCTGCGCCCCTCCAAGCTGTATCCGACGTCCACCTCGCCGCTGGCAAACCCGGGCGATATCGACTTCGTCGTCGTCCGTGAAGGCACTGAGGGATTGTACTGTGGAAACGGCGGCACGCTGCGCGAAGGCACCGAACATGAGGTGGCCTCGGAAGTTTCCCAGAACACGCGTTTCGGAGTAGAACGTGTGGTGCGCGATGCATTCCAGCGTGCAATGGGACGCCGCAAGCACGTGACACTGGTGCACAAGACCAATGTCCTGGTGAACGCCGGTGGGCTCTGGCAGCGCACCGTGAACGAGGTGGCTCAGGAATTCCCGGAGGTTACCGTCGATTACAACCACATCGACGCCGCAACCATCTACATGGTCACCGATCCCGCGCGCTATGACGTCATCGTGACCGATAACCTCTTTGGCGACATCCTGACTGACTTGGCAGGTGCTGTGACCGGCGGTATTGGCTTGGCCGCCTCCGGAAACATTGACGCCTCCGGCGCTAACCCCTCCATGTTTGAACCGGTTCACGGTTCCGCACCGGATATCGCGGGCAAGGGCATCGCGGATCCCACCGCGGCGATCCTGTCGGCGGCGATGCTGCTGCGCCACCTTGGTGATGAGGAAAACGCCGTGCGCATCGAAGAGGCCGTGGCGGCCGATGTTTCCGCCCGCGGTGATGCACAGGCGCGCACCACTGAAATTGGTGATCGAATCGCCGCCGCGCTCAGTGCTTAG
- a CDS encoding isochorismate synthase, producing MCENRPSTAPDFLLSRATGSVRTQGSVATFSDVNAAVSALRSGTAPMVVGALPFHKGDPAALTVPRSIIREEGPLEPHAYYRSGTLNARVTGFDPEPEEHLRRIEAAIATIEASKLDKVVLARAVDIEFNAPVDPLLVAARLIDLSSHRDGFIADLTPAGRPGAMFVGSSPEVLIKKQGSTVTAFPLAGSAPRQADKARDIKAGQDLHNSAKDLREHAFVVDHIRRILQPLCETLDAPTAPQLTSTNEMWHLGTPIAGTLKDSDITALELAELVYPTPAICGTPTEAAQALIETAETDRGFYAGAVGWCDDSGDGEYMVAIRCAEVAGDGLSARAWAGGGIVVDSDPTAELQETTAKLRTILRALNL from the coding sequence ATGTGTGAAAACAGACCCTCTACCGCCCCTGACTTCCTCCTGTCCCGCGCGACGGGGTCTGTGCGTACCCAAGGCTCAGTGGCCACCTTCAGCGACGTCAACGCCGCCGTATCTGCTCTGCGTTCCGGCACGGCACCCATGGTTGTCGGCGCGCTTCCCTTCCACAAGGGTGACCCCGCGGCACTAACCGTGCCGCGCAGCATCATCCGCGAGGAGGGCCCCCTCGAACCACACGCCTATTACCGCAGCGGCACGCTCAACGCGCGCGTGACTGGGTTTGACCCAGAGCCGGAGGAGCACCTGCGTCGCATCGAGGCGGCCATTGCCACGATCGAGGCCTCCAAGCTGGATAAGGTGGTGCTTGCACGCGCCGTCGACATTGAGTTCAATGCCCCGGTGGATCCACTCCTCGTTGCCGCGCGGCTGATTGATTTATCTTCCCACCGCGATGGCTTCATCGCAGATCTCACCCCGGCAGGGCGCCCCGGAGCGATGTTCGTGGGCTCCTCGCCGGAAGTGTTGATCAAGAAACAAGGTTCGACGGTCACGGCCTTCCCTTTGGCCGGCTCCGCCCCCCGACAGGCCGATAAGGCACGCGATATCAAAGCGGGCCAAGACCTCCACAACTCCGCAAAGGACCTGCGCGAACATGCTTTCGTGGTAGATCACATCCGCCGTATTCTGCAGCCTTTGTGCGAGACCCTCGATGCTCCCACGGCCCCGCAGCTCACCTCCACCAATGAGATGTGGCATCTGGGCACCCCGATTGCGGGAACCCTCAAGGATTCTGACATCACTGCGCTCGAGTTGGCCGAGTTAGTCTACCCCACCCCTGCTATTTGTGGCACCCCCACTGAGGCCGCACAAGCGCTGATCGAAACCGCTGAAACCGATCGCGGCTTCTACGCCGGCGCGGTGGGCTGGTGCGATGATTCCGGCGACGGCGAATACATGGTAGCCATCCGGTGCGCCGAGGTGGCCGGCGATGGCCTCTCCGCCCGCGCGTGGGCAGGCGGAGGAATCGTCGTGGACTCCGACCCGACGGCCGAACTTCAGGAAACCACGGCTAAGCTGCGCACCATCTTGCGCGCGCTCAACCTTTAG
- a CDS encoding DUF294 nucleotidyltransferase-like domain-containing protein, which yields MSVEIDEVTSFLAQHEPFSRLPEEELTALSSQLSMIYLRRGDIPIKMGEENAHLHIIRTGAIDVVGEDNVLLDRRESGLTFGYSTLQGEPVSAYEMVAVEDSLVFTLEQEAFSQLAERNPDIARFFSAQSRQIRAAARELTDSAPTDVLRTPLRELIRTDVLTAPAATTIREAALLMTEHGVSSLLVVESGEETDKRLTGILTDRDLRTRVLAAQRDPAAPVGEIMTPQPLTVSADAPAMEALLHMAERGIHHLPVVKEGALQGIVTQSDVTRLLHNDPVYLAADLSRRSSVAELNGAFNEATRLAGRFVERGSTPAEASSLVTLAADAVARRLCTLAEEELGPPPVEYAFVAVGSQGRREMALASDQDNALVLADDFDAAEYGEYFARLSSFVCQGLADAGQVLCPGDMMAMTAQWRMTRSQWIDTFRRWIRDPQPKALLNAQIFFDFRVLYGSEALGRDVHTAAVEMGQGATRLHAHLASLAARREPPLTLFRGLVVERDGDYANTLDIKKGGTAGIVQMARLFALASGSTVVDTRQRLREAAGNAVSRQGAQELLDAFDYLRSLSFQHQARQLREGQQPDYHIDPKGLGRMEREHLRDAFRAIKSMQNALATKYPVRNI from the coding sequence ATGAGCGTCGAAATAGACGAAGTCACTAGCTTCCTCGCACAGCATGAGCCCTTCTCCCGTCTGCCGGAGGAAGAGCTCACCGCACTCTCTTCACAGCTGAGCATGATCTACCTGCGTCGTGGGGATATTCCCATAAAGATGGGGGAAGAGAATGCTCATCTCCACATCATCCGCACCGGTGCGATTGATGTGGTGGGAGAGGATAACGTGTTGCTGGATCGCCGCGAATCTGGCCTTACTTTTGGCTACTCCACATTGCAGGGAGAGCCGGTCTCCGCCTATGAGATGGTCGCGGTGGAGGATAGCCTCGTCTTTACTCTTGAGCAGGAGGCCTTTAGCCAACTCGCTGAACGCAACCCTGACATCGCGCGTTTCTTTTCAGCGCAGTCCCGTCAGATCCGAGCGGCAGCGCGGGAGCTTACCGATTCCGCACCAACAGACGTGCTCCGCACGCCGCTGCGGGAGCTCATTCGGACCGACGTGTTGACGGCGCCAGCCGCAACCACCATCCGCGAAGCTGCTCTGCTGATGACAGAACATGGCGTTTCTTCATTACTCGTCGTGGAATCGGGCGAGGAGACAGACAAGCGACTCACGGGAATCCTGACCGACCGCGATCTGCGAACTCGGGTGCTCGCCGCCCAGCGCGACCCTGCCGCGCCGGTGGGGGAGATCATGACGCCTCAGCCCCTCACGGTATCGGCGGATGCCCCAGCCATGGAAGCACTCTTGCACATGGCCGAGCGCGGAATCCACCATTTGCCGGTGGTCAAAGAAGGCGCCCTGCAGGGGATTGTTACGCAGTCGGACGTTACCCGGCTGCTGCACAATGATCCGGTCTACCTTGCGGCGGATCTTTCACGGCGCTCCAGTGTTGCAGAGCTGAATGGTGCCTTCAACGAAGCCACGCGCTTGGCTGGGCGCTTCGTGGAGCGCGGCTCGACACCGGCGGAAGCCTCGAGCTTGGTCACGCTTGCCGCCGATGCTGTGGCACGGCGCCTGTGCACGCTCGCGGAGGAGGAACTTGGTCCTCCGCCTGTGGAGTATGCCTTTGTGGCCGTGGGCTCGCAGGGAAGGCGAGAGATGGCGCTGGCCTCAGACCAAGATAATGCGCTAGTCCTCGCGGATGATTTCGATGCCGCTGAGTATGGAGAGTATTTCGCGCGGCTTAGTTCCTTTGTGTGCCAGGGCTTAGCCGACGCCGGGCAGGTCCTGTGTCCTGGGGACATGATGGCCATGACTGCTCAGTGGCGGATGACGCGCTCCCAATGGATCGATACCTTCCGTCGGTGGATTCGAGACCCTCAACCGAAGGCGCTGCTCAACGCGCAGATTTTCTTCGACTTCCGGGTGCTCTATGGAAGCGAGGCGCTGGGCCGGGACGTTCACACTGCTGCCGTAGAGATGGGTCAAGGGGCAACGCGCTTGCACGCCCACCTGGCTAGCTTGGCCGCGCGCCGTGAGCCGCCGCTGACTTTGTTTCGGGGGCTCGTGGTGGAGCGCGATGGTGACTACGCAAACACTCTCGATATCAAGAAGGGAGGAACAGCGGGCATCGTGCAGATGGCCCGTCTCTTCGCACTGGCTTCCGGATCCACTGTGGTGGACACGCGCCAGCGGCTCAGGGAAGCGGCCGGTAATGCGGTGAGCCGACAGGGCGCGCAGGAGCTTCTCGACGCCTTCGACTACCTGCGGTCCCTGTCCTTCCAGCATCAAGCCCGCCAGCTGCGGGAAGGCCAGCAGCCGGATTATCACATCGACCCCAAGGGTCTCGGCCGCATGGAGCGAGAACACCTGCGCGATGCTTTCCGTGCCATCAAGTCGATGCAGAATGCCTTGGCCACGAAGTATCCGGTGAGGAATATTTAG
- a CDS encoding choice-of-anchor M domain-containing protein: MNILSMTRINYRPLALTAAAALALSSPTLILTAPPAIAAEQASDTSCDADSLHAFSRGHQDLALVGDSGALSFIARDDESGKDYASGEFYVEVGSNAAFDESAGSDIPSSGWQIPQTQDPNIPWLGFNTSYLDEATAADATLSLTLHSGPEGGRMVGFQNSLGADPTVLFDSENPDITWDYPDHFHSHTGIIFSEPGAYAATFTFTLNDGSEHSIDVPFLVGGADTSELCQLKWGSGEGGSGGSGSPKNRPQQLAKDINDTSKAIAQLDKTMDKTFKEADTFFKGGKPSDAKNAKEEKNTERSTRASARKETKPQKETGSKEPTAANSATAQGRSPAPNATAHTAQGQRDSAQRGTPRSSSAADAKDSTRSAASNRERNARKEAAAQRPTSDAPEQYADGENIQAMSYGAPMVGFWAGFLAGMGSLALLLGIGLFIAVQFFRPRKRD, from the coding sequence ATGAACATTCTCTCAATGACACGCATAAACTACCGTCCCCTCGCCTTGACTGCAGCCGCTGCTCTAGCGCTCAGCTCCCCGACGCTGATTCTCACTGCACCGCCCGCCATCGCCGCCGAGCAGGCGAGCGACACTTCCTGTGATGCTGACTCCCTACACGCCTTCAGCCGCGGGCACCAAGACCTCGCTTTGGTCGGTGACTCCGGGGCCCTGTCCTTCATAGCCCGCGATGATGAATCCGGTAAGGACTATGCCTCCGGGGAGTTCTACGTAGAAGTGGGTAGCAACGCCGCTTTCGATGAATCAGCGGGGAGCGATATTCCATCGAGCGGTTGGCAAATCCCCCAAACCCAAGATCCGAATATCCCTTGGTTGGGCTTCAACACCAGCTACCTCGATGAGGCCACTGCGGCCGATGCCACTTTATCCTTGACGCTACACAGCGGCCCAGAAGGCGGACGCATGGTGGGCTTTCAGAACTCCTTGGGTGCTGACCCCACCGTGCTCTTTGACTCCGAAAACCCAGATATCACGTGGGACTACCCTGATCACTTCCACAGCCACACCGGGATCATCTTTAGCGAGCCGGGTGCTTATGCTGCCACTTTTACCTTCACCCTCAACGATGGTTCCGAGCACTCTATTGATGTGCCTTTCCTAGTCGGTGGCGCGGATACCTCAGAGCTTTGCCAGCTGAAGTGGGGCTCGGGCGAAGGTGGCAGCGGTGGCTCGGGAAGCCCGAAGAACCGCCCCCAGCAGCTGGCTAAGGACATCAACGATACATCCAAGGCCATTGCACAGTTAGATAAGACAATGGACAAGACCTTCAAAGAGGCCGATACCTTCTTCAAAGGCGGAAAACCCTCCGATGCGAAGAATGCGAAGGAGGAAAAGAACACAGAGCGCTCCACGCGGGCCAGCGCGCGGAAGGAAACGAAGCCGCAGAAAGAAACAGGGTCGAAAGAGCCAACCGCTGCCAACTCTGCGACCGCACAAGGCCGTAGTCCGGCGCCCAACGCTACAGCCCACACTGCACAAGGACAGAGAGATTCAGCACAGCGTGGGACGCCGCGCAGCTCGTCTGCCGCCGACGCCAAGGACTCAACGCGCAGCGCCGCGTCCAATCGCGAAAGGAATGCCAGGAAAGAAGCAGCGGCACAACGCCCGACATCTGATGCGCCGGAACAGTATGCTGACGGCGAAAACATCCAGGCTATGAGCTATGGAGCCCCGATGGTGGGCTTCTGGGCGGGCTTTCTGGCGGGCATGGGATCCCTGGCCCTACTGCTCGGAATTGGGCTTTTCATCGCCGTGCAATTCTTCCGTCCGCGCAAGCGCGACTAG
- the serA gene encoding phosphoglycerate dehydrogenase, producing MSKPVVLIADKLAESTVDALGDTVEVRWVDGPNRAELLAAVPEADALLVRSATTVDAEVLAAAENLKIVGRAGVGLDNVDIPAATERGVMVVNAPTSNIHSACEQAIALLLATARQVPAADQSLRQGEWKRSSFKGVEIYGKTIGIVGFGHIGQLFAQRLLAFETTVIAHDPYANPARAAALGVELVSLEELMSRSDFVTIHLPKTPETAGMFDAELLAKAKKGQIIINAARGGLVDEAALAESIKSGHHRGAGFDVYASEPCTDSPLFELPQVTVSPHLGASTVEAQDRAGTDVAASVLKALAGEFVADAVNVEGGKVGEEVSGWLDLTRKLGLVAGNLLGAAPVAIEVEACGELANEEVSALGLSAVRGVFSGVVSETVTFVNAMKIAASRGVTVDVKTNVESKGHRSSVRVKVIGPNGKVSQLTGALTGIDGVEKIIRINGRGVDMRATGRNLFFSYKDAPGALGTVGTKLGAAGINIVAAALTQGKDASDAVLILRVEREVPEELVDEINAALGATCRQLVLNA from the coding sequence ATGTCGAAGCCGGTCGTTCTTATCGCCGATAAGCTTGCAGAATCCACCGTCGATGCTCTCGGGGACACCGTCGAGGTCCGCTGGGTAGATGGTCCAAATCGCGCGGAGCTGCTCGCCGCGGTGCCGGAGGCTGACGCCCTCCTCGTCCGCTCTGCCACGACCGTGGATGCGGAGGTGCTGGCCGCCGCAGAGAACCTGAAGATCGTGGGCCGCGCTGGTGTCGGTTTGGATAATGTTGATATCCCCGCTGCCACCGAGCGAGGCGTCATGGTTGTTAACGCGCCGACCTCCAACATTCACTCCGCTTGTGAGCAGGCCATCGCGCTGCTTCTAGCCACCGCCCGCCAGGTGCCGGCAGCAGATCAGTCCCTGCGCCAGGGCGAGTGGAAGCGTTCCTCCTTCAAGGGCGTCGAGATCTATGGCAAGACCATCGGCATCGTGGGCTTCGGCCACATCGGCCAGCTCTTCGCACAGCGCTTGCTGGCTTTTGAGACCACCGTCATCGCCCACGATCCTTATGCCAACCCGGCTCGCGCAGCGGCGCTGGGCGTGGAGCTAGTGAGCCTTGAAGAGCTCATGTCGCGCTCTGATTTCGTGACCATTCACCTGCCCAAGACGCCGGAGACCGCCGGCATGTTTGATGCTGAACTCCTGGCTAAGGCTAAGAAGGGGCAGATCATCATCAACGCCGCCCGCGGCGGCCTCGTGGATGAGGCTGCGCTGGCTGAGTCCATCAAGTCGGGGCACCACCGCGGCGCCGGTTTCGATGTTTATGCTTCCGAGCCGTGCACGGATTCCCCGCTCTTCGAACTCCCACAGGTCACCGTGTCACCGCACCTGGGTGCTTCCACGGTAGAAGCGCAGGACCGTGCAGGTACCGACGTAGCCGCGTCGGTCTTGAAGGCGCTGGCCGGTGAGTTTGTGGCCGACGCCGTCAACGTTGAGGGCGGCAAGGTTGGCGAGGAAGTATCCGGCTGGCTGGATCTGACGCGCAAGCTGGGTCTCGTTGCAGGAAACCTCCTGGGTGCTGCGCCCGTCGCCATCGAGGTGGAGGCTTGTGGCGAGCTAGCCAATGAAGAAGTCTCTGCGCTTGGTTTGTCTGCCGTTCGCGGTGTGTTCTCCGGCGTGGTTTCGGAGACCGTTACTTTCGTCAACGCCATGAAGATCGCCGCAAGCCGCGGCGTGACCGTAGATGTCAAGACCAACGTGGAGTCGAAGGGTCACCGTTCTTCGGTGCGGGTCAAGGTCATTGGCCCCAACGGCAAGGTATCGCAGTTGACTGGCGCTCTGACCGGAATCGATGGGGTGGAGAAGATCATCCGCATCAATGGCCGCGGCGTCGACATGCGCGCTACCGGCCGCAACCTCTTCTTCTCCTACAAGGATGCCCCGGGCGCACTGGGTACCGTGGGCACCAAGCTGGGTGCTGCTGGCATCAACATCGTGGCTGCCGCCCTGACCCAGGGCAAGGATGCCTCCGATGCTGTGCTCATCCTGCGCGTCGAACGTGAGGTGCCGGAGGAGCTGGTCGACGAAATCAACGCGGCGCTGGGTGCTACCTGCCGCCAGCTCGTCCTGAATGCATAG
- a CDS encoding exonuclease domain-containing protein — MWSPWSRRADWGAPGLSTPLDDLNLLAVDMETTSLDPRRGKIVSIGWVPVNGGVIDLSGAGYTVVRGAQVAEDAHVHLLTQEVIDAGEELDSAVAQLRQALQGRALLAHFAALEVGFIEAASREVFGQRPRLSVVDTFALERRHMERMGTYPRGEDLRLPRVRARYGLPRYGSHNALSDALACAELYLAQRGRTRAVTLGDVAQR, encoded by the coding sequence ATGTGGAGCCCCTGGAGTCGGCGCGCGGACTGGGGTGCGCCAGGGTTAAGCACCCCGCTCGATGATCTGAATTTGCTTGCCGTAGACATGGAGACCACGAGTCTAGACCCGCGAAGAGGAAAGATTGTCTCCATTGGCTGGGTGCCGGTTAACGGGGGAGTCATCGACTTATCCGGTGCCGGTTATACCGTGGTGCGCGGCGCGCAGGTGGCCGAGGATGCACATGTCCACTTGCTGACGCAGGAGGTCATTGATGCCGGTGAGGAGCTAGATAGCGCGGTGGCGCAATTGCGCCAGGCTCTGCAGGGACGCGCGCTACTCGCGCATTTCGCGGCCTTGGAGGTGGGGTTCATTGAAGCTGCCTCCCGTGAGGTCTTTGGGCAGCGCCCGCGCCTGAGCGTGGTTGATACCTTTGCACTCGAGCGGCGCCACATGGAGCGCATGGGAACTTATCCGCGCGGCGAGGATCTACGCCTGCCCCGCGTGCGCGCGCGTTATGGCCTACCGCGTTATGGAAGCCACAATGCGCTCAGTGATGCCTTGGCCTGTGCTGAGTTATATCTTGCGCAGCGGGGACGCACGCGGGCGGTGACTTTAGGGGACGTCGCCCAGCGCTAG